Below is a genomic region from Cyanobacterium sp. T60_A2020_053.
AAAGGGCTAATTAATGAACTTAACAAAAATTTTCTTTCTGCTGTCAAAACAATATCTGTTTCAGATAGTTTTCCATACTCAAAAAAGTGAATCATAATTTTTCTTAAATCATTAATTGCGTAAAGAGGAAGAATAAAAGGGCGTTGCCATACTTTCCAGCTTAACATTCGAGTGTAGTATCTACTTAAACCACATCCCCTCATTAAATTAATAATGTAGTCTTTTTCTAAACGTTTTTTGGGGATTTTATGATTGATTTCCATTGCTGGGTTATGCCAAATTTCCCAACCCTGTTTTCTTAAATATAAGAATGCTTCTAAATCATCCCCCGGTAGTTGAAGTCCAGTTACTCGACCTTGCAAAAATAGATTTTGAGGAACACTATCTAACCATGCTTGTTTATTAACAACGATTCCAGCGCCCGATGGCAACACTCTTTTATGGGAGTATTTATAATTATCGGATGTATAGCAAATTATTTTATCAGAACCGCCAATGGCAAAAAATCTACTTATTTTATTAAAATGGGGTGGTGGCTCTATTTCATATTCTCCTTTTATCCTACTACCATAAGCACCTGCTTTAGGGTATCTTTGACCAAAGAGATAAGCCTCTTTGACCCAATTTTGGTTTGGTAAGTTATCGTCGTCGAGAAAACCAATTAAAG
It encodes:
- a CDS encoding glycosyltransferase family 2 protein, which produces MIDFTVAICTYNGAKRVPDVLKKLKQQVETEDINWEIIVIDNNSNDNTAEVIKKYQNNWNLSYPIKYYLETRQGLAYARQKAVEEAKGTLIGFLDDDNLPNQNWVKEAYLFGQRYPKAGAYGSRIKGEYEIEPPPHFNKISRFFAIGGSDKIICYTSDNYKYSHKRVLPSGAGIVVNKQAWLDSVPQNLFLQGRVTGLQLPGDDLEAFLYLRKQGWEIWHNPAMEINHKIPKKRLEKDYIINLMRGCGLSRYYTRMLSWKVWQRPFILPLYAINDLRKIMIHFFEYGKLSETDIVLTAERKFLLSSLISPFYFWKHQIFRR